In Paroedura picta isolate Pp20150507F chromosome 6, Ppicta_v3.0, whole genome shotgun sequence, one genomic interval encodes:
- the SENP7 gene encoding sentrin-specific protease 7 isoform X3 — protein MEGYGKNGSQIKFHIPKKKAGAQSDEVRFQSPLSRLPDAHQRGYPLKEWKLETRNNSYHSNWERKGHFEKRYRNDEEAAFRHGRYRRPSDHLLKPSKDKESSVPALRRCDVVLEDCSIQKKERDNQDRGRKELKNTSAGLRDTCFQNNECRKRRSEGHSSQWNAHSRKKSLCIKEQSTELIESAHCKFPCENHQSQEYNPQQENILQPLELDCCEILTNANQVTVSCPADNSSNISPKRNQHSVISKDVQISTPVNSPKKQEVNTSLPLDEPGNILNKNKQTTDSAEPIVLSSDEEEQNAEVKDTKSCLQTGKGQRPEHKGTEQENVLPLSEELSKGLIESKNEQLSTESCMPKATSNCKISEQVDLVLDLNVAMLFIGNYKGTATGCTRFTTSYIKIPFEVALNKNMELLVDTKHLTKVGLWSDNDSSALRCNAVIFLWLSSNYVEQIETQIGTSVPNKNVMSTEFLFLKLSQSLTEGEQVTLTKILLEVSKRNSTPDLNDFLPWKQAFILLQDISPEENSFIDYNNTLFLQQKESTSVLVELPSQESKLSLTKPSYFLLQKQSGGQYYFSISSAKGDEWKEFQETRSVHYLIVYPPPPAKGGLGVTSEDLECLEYGEFLNDVIIDFYLKYLLLEKAPRQLAEQSHIFSSFFYKCLTRTEKNSEENPNLSLAQRRHKRVKRWTRHVNIFNKDYIFVPVNEESHWYIAVICFPWLKDVVYEDSLSQCSLASPSHQSPVHPEMKNATVRTETVLDFKDSSSDKEETDINSNLQLNDNNGQHERLTPTSDSRSSKISSSSSEIKKLCKRPCILILDSLKATSIQNTVQLLREYLELEWEAKRKIRREFSKSTMVDFCPRVPKQDNSSDCGVYLLQYVETFFQNPIVNFELPLHLDRWFPRQVVKNKREEIRDLIFQLHLQQQS, from the exons GCATGGAAGATATAGAAGGCCAAGTGACCATCTTCTGAAACCATCTAAAGATAAAGAAAGTTCAGTGCCAGCTCTAAGAAGATGTGATGTGGTGCTAGAAG ACTGCAgcatacaaaaaaaagaaagagataaTCAAGATAGAGGGAGAAAAGAGTTAAAGAACACCTCTGCTGGTTTGAGGGACACATGTTTTCAAAATAACGaatgcagaaaaagaagaagtgaaGGTCATTCAAGTCAGTGGAATGCGCATTCTCGAAAAAAATCGTTGTGTATT aAAGAACAGAGCACTGAACTAATTGAGTCAGCTCACTGCAAATTCCCATGTGAGAATCACCAGAGTCAAGAATATAATCCCCAGCAGGAAAATATTCTCCAACCTTTGGAACTAGACTGTTGTGAAATCCTCACCAATGCTAATCAGGTTACTGTTAGTTGTCCAGCTGATAACAGTTCCAATATCTCACCAAAAAGAAACCAGCACTCTGTCATCAGTAAGGATGTCCAGATATCAACCCCAGTTAATTCTCCTAAGAAACAAGAAGTGAATACCTCTCTGCCCTTGGATGAGCCTGGGAATATATTGAACAAGAACAAACAGACCACTGATTCAGCAGAGCCAA TTGTCCTTTCTAGTGATGAAGAAGAACAGAATGCTGAAGTAAAGGATACAAAGTCCTGTCTCCAGACTGGAAAAGGACAGAGACCTGAGCATAAAGgaacagaacaagaaaatgtGCTGCCTTTGTCAGAAGAGCTGTCAAAGGGTTTAATTGAAAGCAAGAATGAACAA CTTTCCACTGAATCATGTATGCCCAAGGCTACTTCAAACTGTAAGATCAGTGAACAGGTGGATCTTGTCTTGGATCTAAACGTTGCAATGCTTTTTATTGGAAACTATAAAGGAACAGCAACAGGTTGTACCAGA tttaCAACCAGTTACATTAAGATTCCTTTTGAAG TGGCCCTGAATAAGAATATGGAGCTGTTAGTAGATACCAAGCACTTAACAAAGGTTGGTCTGTGGAGTGATAACGATTCCTCAGCTTTAAGGTGTAATGCTGTCATTTTTCTTTGGCTGTCATcaaattatgtggaacagattgaaACTCAAATAGGAACATCTGTGCCAAACAAAAACG TGATGAGTACTGAATTCCTTTTCCTTAAGTTGTCTCAGTCACTGACAGAAGGGGAGCAGGTCACATTGACCAAAATACTTTTGGAAGTAAGCAAGAGGAATTCCACTCCGGATCTGAATGActtcttgccttggaaacaagCATTTATATTGCTTCAAGAtatttctcctgaagaaaattcCTTCATTGATTATAATAATaccttgtttcttcagcagaaggaGAGCACTTCTGTTCTGGTAGAGTTGCCATCTCAG GAATCAAAATTAAGCCTCACCAAGCCTAGTTATTTCCTGCTGCAGAAGCAAAGTGGTGGCCAGTATTACTTTTCAATTTCGTCTGCAAAAGGGGATGAATGGAAAGAGTTCCAAGAGACAAGATCTGTTCACTA CTTGATTGTTTATCCTCCCCCACCTGCAAAAGGAGGACTGGGTGTCACGAGCGAGGACTTGGAGTGTTTGGAGTATGGAGAATTCCTTAATGATGTTATCATTGACTTTTATCTTAA GTACCTCTTGTTGGAGAAAGCTCCCAGACAACTTGCTGAGCAGTCACATATATTTAGCAGTTTCTTCTATAAATGCCTGACCAGGACAGAAAAAAACTCGGAAGAAAATCCGAACCTTTC ACTTGCACAGAGAAGACACAAAAGAGTAAAAAGATGGACTAGAcatgtaaatatttttaataaagacTACATTTTTGTGCCTGTGAATGAAGA ATCTCATTGGTACATTGCTGTCATTTGCTTCCCTTGGCTAAAAGATGTTGTTTATGAGGACTCTCTGAGTCAGTGTTCATTGGCATCGCCCAGTCACCAGTCTCCAGTTCATCCCGAAATGAAAAATGCAACTGTTAGAACAGAAACTGTTTTGGACTTTAAAGATAGCAGCAGTGATAAAGAAGAGACGGATATAAACAGCAACCTACAGCTGAATG ATAATAATGGTCAACATGAAAGGCTGACTCCAACATCGGATTCCAGAAGTTCCAAA atttcCTCAAGCAGTTCTGAAATAAAGAAGCTCTGTAAAAG GCCATGTATCCTTATATTGGATTCCCTGAAGGCAACTTCCATACAGAATACAGTTCAACTCTTGAGAGA ATATTTAGAACTAGAATGGGAAGCAAAACGCAAAATACGTCGTGAGTTCAGCAAATCAACCATGGTGGATTTCTGTCCAAGAGTCCCTAAACAAGATAACAGTAGTGATTGTGGAGTGTATTTACTGCAGTATGTGGAAACTTTCTTCCAG AATCCTATTGTTAACTTTGAACTTCCACTGCACTTGGATCGCTGGTTCCCTCGTCAGGTGGTGAAAAATAAGCGAGAAGAAATTAGAGACTTGATCTTTCAACTTCACTTGCAACAGCAGAGCTAG